The sequence TGGCGAGCTGCGCGGCGGCCTCGCCGGCCAGGGTCGCGCTGCGTGCCAATGCCTGTGCAGCATGCGGCCAGCGCTTGGCCACGAGAGGCATCACCTGCAGGCGCAGGAAGTTGCGGTCGGCCGTGTCCTCGGCGTTGCTCGGATCCTCGATCCATTCCAGTCCGTGGGCTCTGGCGTAGTCGTGCAGGCCGCTGCGCGGGACCGGCAGCAGCGGCCGCCACAGCATGCCGGCCGCGAACGGTCGCAGCGACCGCATCGCGGCAAGACCGTCGACGCCGGAGCCGCGCAGGGCGCGCAGCAGGAAGGTTTCGGCCTGGTCGTCCAGGTGATGGGCCAGCGCCAGCCATTCGTCCCGGGCCAGTGCCTCGGCAAAGGCGGCATGACGGGCGCTGCGGGCGGCCGCTTCCGGACCGCTGCCCGTGTCATCGGGAACCCGCACGCGCACCACATGCAACGGCACGTGCAGCGCCTGGCAGAGTTCTTCGCAATGAGCGGCCCAGGCATCGGCCTGCGGCTGCAGGCCATGGTGGACGTGGATGGCCCGAAGGCCCCTGGCGCGCTGCGCGGGATCAGCGGCCAGCAGGTGCAGCAGGGCGGTGGAGTCGAGCCCGCCGCTGAAGCCGACCAGCACCGCGGTGTTGCAGGCGGGCTGGAGCGGGACCGGGGCTGGCGGGTTCATGCGCCCGCTACCGCCAAGCAGCGCCGTGCGGGTCGCCGCCTGGCATGGATGTGGTGCTGGCGCGCAGCCGGGCTCACGGTGTGGCGCTGCGCTCGAACCTTGCCGGGGTGGGCAGTTCCACCGGCACACCCTGGTCATCGCAGGTGCCGGCCTGGCACAGGCGTTGGCGCAGGCGCGGGGTGGCCTGCACGATCAGGTGGAAGATGGTGTTCTGCTCCATCGTGCCGCGCACCGCCTTGCTGCCCGGGCCAACGGCCCAGATGCCGACATCCTCGCCGCCGTGGGATTCACTGCGCGCAGGGACCAGCGCCTCCTGCATGTAGTCCACGTGCTCGGTGTCGACGTCGGTGAGGTCCGGGCGGCCATGCGCGGCCTCGAACCGGCGGGCGATGTGCGGGAAGGTCTTGGGACCGGCCGGCTGGCGGTCGCTGGCGCCGGTGTAGCCCGGCCCATTGGCGTAGCTGAGCGTGGTGTAGGGCAGGCCCATCCCGTCGAGGGCCAACGCCAGCCCGCCGGTGCGGTCCTCGCCACCCTTGTCCCTGACCTTGCCCAGGATCGGGTTGCCACGCGCCGGATAGCCGACGAAGTTGAGGGTGTGCGAATGGTCGGCGGTGACGATGATCAGCGTGTCCTCGGCCGAGGTCGCTTCCACCGCCGCGCGCACCGCATCGGACAGGGCCACGGTGTCGCTGAGCGCACGTGAGGCATTGCCGCTGTGGTTGGCGTGGTCGATGCGCGCACCCTCGACCATCAGCACGTAACCCTCGCCGTGGCGAGAGAGGTTGGCGATCGCGGTGCGGGTCAGCTCGGCCAGGCTGGGCTCGCCGGCGCCGTCGCGCGCGCGGTCGTGCTCGTACTGCATGTGGTCCGGCTCGAACAGGCCCAGCAGGGCCGGGGCATCGGCCGCGGCCTTGAGCTGGTCGGCGTTCCAGACGTAGGCGCCCTGCGGATGCGCGCGCAGCCATTCGGCGATCAGGTTGCGGCCATCCTGGCGGATGCCGGTCATGTCGGCGTATTCCGGATCGCGCTCCTGCTCGGGGGTGAACTGGCCACGGCCGCCACCGAGCGCGACCAGCGGGCCGCGTCCGTAGCGCGCGGTAGCCAGCAGTTGCTGGGCGATGTCCACGCAGCCGGCGGCGCGGGCGGCCTCGGGCACGTTGGTGTCGTTTTCCCAGTTGCGGTCCGGTACGTGGGCGTAGGTGGCCGCCGGGGTGGCATGGGTGAGCCGTGCGGTGGAAATGATGCCGGTGGCCATGCCGGCGCTGTCGGCCAGCTGCAGCCAGGTCAACAGCCCCTTGCCGCGGCTGTCATTGCAGTCGTTGCGGATACCGGCGCTGACGCCAATGGCACCCATGTGGGTCTTCACCCCGGTGGTGATGGCGGTCATGGTGCCGGCCGAGTCCGGGGTCTGCGAATCGGTGTTGTAGGTCTTGCTGAAGGCCGTGGCCGGGAAGCGCTCCCAGGACAGCAGGTTCTCCTCGCCCGGGCCGCCGTTGCGCTGGCCCTCCAGGATGCGCGCGGCCGCCACGGTGGTCAGGCTCATGCCATCACCCAGGAACAGGATCACGTTCTTCGCCCTGCCGGCCATTGCGCCATTGGCGGCGGCCTTGGCCGCGCCGTTGCGGTACCACCACTGCGGGGTCTCGCCCTGCGGGCGCGCGATGGCCGGAACCTCGACGTGGAGCCCGGTTTCCCGGGCGGTCGGCGGATCGAGAGGGGACGTGGTGGCGCAGGCGCCGAGCAGCAGGGTGGTGGCGCAGGCCAGGGCGGTGGTGCGGAGCATGGGGAGGAACGGCTCAGGACAAACGGAAGCGCCCATTATGACAACTGCCAAGGGTTGCGCCGGTGACACGCTGTTTCCCCGGGCCGAACTCGTGGCGCAACCATGCGTGCGTTATCGTTTGCAGTCCGAAATTCCCTGGGTTCCCGACATCATGAAGCTGGTCTCCGCGTGGTTGCGCATCCCGTTCTGGCAACGCGTGGTGGGCGGTTTCGTGCTCGGCGCCCTGGCCGGCTGGCTGATGGGGCCTGCGGCGGAAACCTGGTTCGGCCCGCTGGGTGATCTGTACGTCACCCTGATCAAGATGATCGCGGTGCCGCTGGTGTTCTTCGCGGTGATCAACGCCATTGCCTCGCTGCACGGCCAGAAGTCGATCGTCGCCCTGGGCGGGCGCACCTTCCTGTGGTTCCTGGTTACCGCCGCGCTGGCAGTGGCGGTGGGCCTGGCGGTCGGCACGGTGATGCAGCCGGGTACCGGAAACCTCAGCCTCAGCGTGGACAGTGCCTATACCCCGCGCGATGTGCCCAGCGTGGCCAAGGTGCTGATGGACGTGGTGCCGTCCAACGTGTTCTATGCGCTGGCCGGCATCGGCACCCGCGTCAACGCCGCCGGCGAGACCGTGCTGGCGGCCGGCCGTGGTTCGATCCTGCCGGTGATCTTCTTCGCCGCGCTGCTCGGCTTTGCCATGGTCAAGCTCGGCGAGAAGGTGGCCGAGGCGCGCAAGCTGGCCGGGCAGATGAGCGAGATCATGATCCAGGTCACCCGCTTCGTGCTGGAGATGACCCCGATCGGTACCTTCGGCCTGATCGCCGGCCTGGTCGGCAGCTATGGCTTCGGCAAGCTGTTGCCACTGGGCAACTTCGTGCTGGCGCTGTACGTGGCCTGTGCGCTGCACATCGTCATCGTCTATGGCGGCCTGCTGCTGGCCCATGGCCTGAATCCGCTGAAGTTCTTCCGCGGCGCCGCACCGGGCATGCAGGTGGCCTTCGTCAGCTCGTCGAGCTTTGCGTCGATGCCGGTGGCGATGCGTTCTATCACCGACAACCTGGGCGTCAACAAGGATTACGCCTCGTTCGCCGTGCCGCTGGGCGCGAGCATCAAGATGGACGGCTGCGGTGCGATCTATCCGGCGCTGTGCGCGGTGTTCATCGCCCAGTACACCGGCGTGCCGCTGAGTCCGGAGCAGTACGTGGTGGTGATGATCGCCTCGGTGCTGGGCAGCTTTGGCACCGCGGGCGTGCCGGGCACGGCGGTGGTGATGGCCACGGTGGTGCTGAGCGCGGCGGGCCTGCCGCTGGAAGCCATCGGCTACCTATACGCCATCGACCGCATCCTGGACATGATGCGCACGATGACCAACGTCACCGGGCAGATGCTGGTGCCAGTGCTGGTCGCGCGCGAGACCGGCCTGCTCGACAGGCAGCTCTACGAGACCGCTGCCGTGCGCATGGGCGTGGATGCCGACGTGGATGCCGGCAAGGGCTGAGTCGGCCCGACATGATCGGTTCCGCTTCCACCCATGGCAGGAGCGGAGGGTGAGCCGGTCGTGCAGCCGGGTGTAACAACCTGTTACCCACTGCTGTAGCGCAGCTGTTACACCCCACGTAGGGCCCGGTGTTGCTGGCCGGGCGACTTGTCCGGCAGTCCGTGGCGGCTATACGGGCGCTTTGCCTGTTACAGGACCAGTCCGTCCGGCTTGCGTTGCTGTGCTGCAAGTTGCTGTTTTAGTTAAAGAAAAATAGTTGGCACGGTTGCTGCGATGTACCCCGGGCATTGTCATCGGGAACACCGCAATGGATCGCAGGCACCACCATCCGCTCCTGCTGCTGGGATTGCTGGCCACCGCCACCATCCCGTCCGCCTTTGCGTCAGGCGCCCGCCAGGGCGTGCATCCCCGCCCCGGCGAGATGGTCCTTCTGCGCGATGTCTCCGCCCGCCATGCCTACCGTCCGGCGCCGCCGGGAATCGCGCTGATCGCCGATCCCACGCCGACCCGCGAGGTCGCTTCGGCACTGGGAACTGGCGGGATGGACGAGCTGAGCGACGCGGACTATGCCGCGATGGGCTCGGGCCTGGCGGGCGCGCCGCAGGCGTCGCAGCAGACCGTGGTCGAACAGGTCACCGGCAGTGCGGTGAACGGCACCCTCGGGCGAGTGACCGGCGCCAACGGCGTGCTCTCCGGCGGACAGCTCGGCCGGATGATCGGCGGCCCGATGGGGGCGGTGGGAGGAGCCACGCGTGGCATTGGCGACCAGGTGCGTGGCGCACTGGCGCAATTCCCGCTGCAAGGTGCCCCTGCCGCTGGCGGTCCGGGGAACTGACGGCCATGGTCCGGCGTGCTGCACATCTGCTTGGAGGCCTGGCGCTGGCAATCGCCTGCGCCGGGGCCGCCCATGCCGGTGGGGACGAGTACGCCGCCATGCTCGGCTACCTTGTCGACAGCCGCATCGATGGGCGTGCGCTGTCCGGGGCCGAGGGCCGCATAGCGGTGAACATGGCCGCCGGCGACCTCAACAAACAGGCCAACCTGCACGCGATGGCAGCAGGTGGGGCCGCCTCGGCGCAGGCCAGCGCCAGGCAGGACACGCGGGGCGACCGCTACGACCTTCCGATGCATGCGAGCGCCACGATCGGCGGCAATGCATTGGTCGGCGCGAGCGGCATAGCCTCCATCAACCAGGCCAGCGGCAGTGGCAACGCAGAGACGAACCTCGTCACTGCCACGCTGGCCCAACAGGGCATACGCGAAACGGACGAAGCGGCCTTGGCCTCCTTCGGTTCCATCGCGTCGGCAGGGGGGCAGGATGCCGGCGGGCCAGTCCCGCCGGGAACCCGCAGGGTAGGCGTTGAAGCCTCCGCCCTGCGTGGTTTCGAAGGTGTGCTGCAACTCAATCAGATCGCGGGATCAGGCAACGCCACGGACAACCAGCTGAGCATTTCCGTGCAGACCGTCCCGTGAGAAAGCGTCACTTCAACCACCCGATAGTGATTCCAGAGAGGGCAACATGAACGCGAACATCAGGAAGACCGCAATTGCCATGGCCGTGGCCGCCGTCGCCGCCAGCCCCGCCGCTTTCGCCCAGGACGACCCCAACGAAAGCATCGACATCAACCACAACCACATCGTGGTGGAGGACTGGGACATCACCATTGATGACACCCGCAACTACACCACCAATACCGTCGTGCTGGACGACACCACCACCAATACCACGGTGCTGGACGACACCACGACCAACACCACGATCAACGATACGACCAATACCACTACCAATACCAACACCACGACCAACGAGCTGACCAACACCGAGACCAACACCACGGTCAACGACGTCAACACCGCGCTCAACGCCGAAGCGAACCTGTTGCTCAACGCCGAGGCGAACCTGCTGCTGAATGCCGAAGCGAACATCAACTTCGACGGCAACTACAGCGAGGACATCAGCAACACCGAGGTGACCGAGTCGTATGACGGTTCGTACAACGCCGTCAGCAACACCGAGGTCTCCGAGTCGTATACCGGCACCTGGAGCAACGAGGTCTACGAGAACATCGAGCGTACCGAAGTGGTGAACTCGGACATCCGCAAGGAAGGCAACGAGCACCAGGTCGCGGTATCGCTGAAGAAGGATCTGTCGCTGACCTCGGACATCAACTTCTCGGGCGACCCGGAAATCACCGGTTCCATCGATCTGGATTCGGCCGCGATTGCAATCGTCGACAACCGCCAGACCATCACCGGCAACAGCGGCGACAACAGCCTGCTGAGCAATGACGCCTCGATTGCCGATGACGTCGGCTCCACCGCGTCGGGCAACATGGGCTTCAACGTCGCCGCCGGTGACAACAATGCCCAGGACAACGCCGCGGCCCTGTCGGCTGCAGACGCGTCCTTCAGCTTCGGCATGGCCGACGCCGAGGTCTTCGTCAACCAGGTCGGCGCGCAGAACGAGACCATCAACAGCGGCGTGACCAATGCCGCCAGCCTGGGTGGCAACGCGTTCAGTGGGGCCACCGGCAACATCGGCGTGAACATTGCCTCGGGCAACAACAACGCGCAGAAGAACGCGCTGACCGCCTCGGTGGCCACCAGCGCCTATGCCACCTCGAGCATAAGCTCCAACCAGATCTCCTCGGGTAACACGGTGTCCAACGCCGGTTACGAGGAAGAGCGCACCAGCACCATCGACGTGGCCCTGTCCGGCACCGTCAGCGGCAGCCTGGGTGGCGAGGGTGGCCAGGTCGTGGGTAGCTACAGCGGCCGTGGCAACTCCTACCAGCAGTCCAACTTCTATCCGGACACCTACGACAACGGCAACAACCATCCGAATGGCGACCGTATCGGTCATGACGACTGGGACAACGAAGCGCAGGGTGCCGTCGCCAATCCGTACCGTCCGGGCGTGGGCGGCATGGCGTGGGATACCGACGAGGAAGGCGACCTGGTCCTGGAGCTGGGCAACGTCGACCTGCTGGCAGAGCTGAGCGGCGAAGTGACCCAGGTGCAGTACGTGGTGGTCGATGCGACCAACACTGCCAGCCTGTCGGGCAGCGCCTTCTCGGCGGCCTCCGGCAACATCGGCGTCAACGTCGCCTCCGGCACCGGCAACCTGCAGGCCAACAGCCTGGCCCTGGCCGTGGCGCAGCCGTCCACCGGCGGCGGTGGCGGCGGCAACGGCGAGTAAGCGTGGCCGGTATTCCGGATTCCACGCGTTAAAAGCGCAACAAACCCGGTCATCCGCCAATGGCCGGGTCCCCGGAGCCCCCCGTCCCTCTCCCCCTGGGGCGGGGGCTCCAACCTGCGATGGAGCCGCCGTGTCGATGATCCGCCCCGTGCCGTGGCTGTACCTGTGCCTGCTGTTGCTGCTGATGTTTCCGTCCAGGGCCGCCGACGTACGTTTCAGTGCCGTCCTGCCCAACGGCGCAATGCTCACCCACAGCGTGGAGAGCATGCGCGAGCGCCGCTTCCGAAACCTGGTCCGGCAGCACACCGATTACAGCTGTGGCGCCGCGGCGCTGGCCACCATCCTTCGCTACGCCTACCACCTGGAAGCGGACGAGGCGACGGTGATCGAAGGGATGATGGGCGTGTCGGACCCGGTACTGGTCCAGCAGCGCGGCTTCTCCCTGCTGGACATCAAGCGCTACGTCGAATCGCTGGGCATGCGCGGACGTGGTTACCGGATCAACGAGGAGCGGCTGCGGTCGTTGCGGGTCCCCGGGCTGGTACTGATGGACGTGCGCGGCTTCCGCCACTTCGTGGTGCTCAAACAGGTCCGCGACGAGATGGTCGAGGTGGGTGATCCGATCCTCGGCAACCGCGTCGTCCCGCTCAACGAGTTCCTCGAGGCCTGGCCGTCGCGCGCGGTATTCGTCGTCATCGGCAGTGACTTCGACCGCAACACGGCCCTGCTGCAACCCAGCGAACGACCCAGCGCACGGGCGCTGGCCGCACGCCAGGGGCGCGGTCCCATCAGCGATGCCGAACTGGTCGATTTTGGTTTCACCCATGCCGACCTGTTCTAGGAGCGTGACCATGAACATCCGTCTTTCTTCCAGTGGCCTGGCGCTTGCGCTGGCACTGGCCATCCCCGCCGCGGCAGCGCAGGAGCAGGCACGGCTGGGCAAGGGCGTCACCGAGATTCCCGACCCCGAACTCAACCTGATGCGGGGCCGTTACACCGTGGGTGGCAATGCGGTGGCCTGGTTCGGCGTCACCATGGTGTCGCAGTGGCAGACACAGACCGGGCAGACCCTGCAGGGGTCGCTGGCGCTGGGGATGGACTTCAGCCGCGGTGGCACCCCGAAGGTGAGCTTCACCCCCAGCGTCAACATCACCGAGGCCAACGCCGCGATGCCGGAAACCAGCGGCCGCAGCGTGGACGGCAGTGGCCTTCAGAACGTCGCCGGCATGACCCAGAGCGTGCAGGTCGCCGGGGATCGCAACACGGCCAGCAACGTCACCCTGCTCACCATCCGCGATGGCGGCGAGGTGCCGCAGGGCAGCGGCGTGGTGGCCGGCGACGCCGTCGCGCGGCAGGGCAATGCCAGCGCCAGCGCGGGGTTCGACGGCAGCGCGGCCAACCTGCTGCTGCAGATCGACGGCCATGGGGCGGTCCAGCAATGGATGCGCTCGGGCAGCGTGGGCCAGAGCATCCAGCTGACAGCCGATGGCCAGCGCGCCAGCAACCGGCTGCAGATCGACCTGGTACGCAGTCCGCTGGCGGAGAACACGCCGCTGGCACAGCACGTCTCCCAGGCCATCACCCTGGGACGCGGGATCGGGGGCGGTCCTGGCGGCTGAGCCCCGGCAACAACAACCATGCGAGGGAACACGCAAATGAAGGTACTGGCGATGGCGGCGCTGGTGGGCCTGTCTCTGGGATCGTCCAAGGTGCTGGCGCAGCAACAGGCTGCCGGCACCAGCGAGGCGGAGATGAAGGCGCTGATGGCCCAGCTTGAGGCGCTCAAGGCAAGTTATGCGCAGGAGGTGCGCCGGCTGCGCGAACTGGACATGCAGGTCCAGGCGATGCAGGCGCGCATCAGCGGACGCGCGGCGGCGGCTGCACCGCCGCCACAGACACCGGCAACCCCGCCGCCTCCGGCCGAGGGCTACGCCAGCAGCGCGGCCGAAGCCGAGGAGGCCAAGGAGGCCGCGCGTCGCAGCGTCGACGACGTCAAGCAGCAGCAGGCGGCGCTGTTCAACCGCAAGCTGATCATCGAGAACAGCCTCAACTACGCGCGCTACGACCGAAAGCAACTGACGCTCAATGGCTTCCTCGCGCTGGATGCGATCTTCCTGGGCAACATCGCCATCGAGAACGTCGAGTCCGACTCGCTGACCTACAACCTCGCCGCGCGCTGGGGAATCAATCCGCGGCTGACGCTCAACGTCGACGTTCCCTACCTCGCCCGCAAGACGATCTACCAGAAGGGCGGGGCAGGGGGCTCGGCCGCGGCCATCGCGCAGGAGGAGACCAGCGGGCATGGTCTGGGCGACATCACCGTCAGCGCCAACTACAAGCTGTTGTCCGAGCACCGCTGGCTGCCGGAAACCGTGCTGACCGTCGGCGTCACCGCGCCCACCGGTCGCGAACCCTACGGCCTGGACTGGCGGGTGCTGGAGCGGGACGACGATGACTTCATCCGTTTCGCCGTGCCGGCCGAGCAGCCCACCGGCAACGGACTGTGGCAGGCCAACGTCGGCCTGTCGTTCGTGAAGACCGCGGACCCGGCGATCCTGTTCGCCAATGTCGGCTACGTGCGCTCGTTCGAGCGCAGCTTCGACGACATCGATTCCAACCCCGACACCGTCAACCCGGGCGACGTGCGGCTGGGTGATGCCTACTATTTCGGTGCCGGCGTGGCCTTCGCCTTCAACGAGCGCACCAGCCTGAGCATTTCCTTCAGCGACAAGCTCAGCGCGCGTGCGTCCACGCGCTACCGCAACGGGCAGTGGATGAAGGTGATCGGCAGCGACGCCAATGCCGGCACGCTCAATCTGGGCGTGACCTATGCGCTGACCTCCAAGTCCACCTTCGTCAGCATGCT is a genomic window of Stenotrophomonas sp. Marseille-Q4652 containing:
- the tilS gene encoding tRNA lysidine(34) synthetase TilS, which produces MNPPAPVPLQPACNTAVLVGFSGGLDSTALLHLLAADPAQRARGLRAIHVHHGLQPQADAWAAHCEELCQALHVPLHVVRVRVPDDTGSGPEAAARSARHAAFAEALARDEWLALAHHLDDQAETFLLRALRGSGVDGLAAMRSLRPFAAGMLWRPLLPVPRSGLHDYARAHGLEWIEDPSNAEDTADRNFLRLQVMPLVAKRWPHAAQALARSATLAGEAAAQLATQHDRDLAQCLAGDALSLPALLSLPTERRAGVLRAWVRHRGLPPLPANGLRVIEQELLPAGHDRQAAFRWGRAEVRRWRDQLHALPAPAPLPPHWNITWDGHEPLALPGGGQLQLEGSPGFEHPLQVRARRGGERITLPGRSHSHALKDLLQQAELPPWLRTAMPLLCDGEEVLAAGNRIISARLHDWLQRHGARLHWQTATSCD
- a CDS encoding alkaline phosphatase; the protein is MLRTTALACATTLLLGACATTSPLDPPTARETGLHVEVPAIARPQGETPQWWYRNGAAKAAANGAMAGRAKNVILFLGDGMSLTTVAAARILEGQRNGGPGEENLLSWERFPATAFSKTYNTDSQTPDSAGTMTAITTGVKTHMGAIGVSAGIRNDCNDSRGKGLLTWLQLADSAGMATGIISTARLTHATPAATYAHVPDRNWENDTNVPEAARAAGCVDIAQQLLATARYGRGPLVALGGGRGQFTPEQERDPEYADMTGIRQDGRNLIAEWLRAHPQGAYVWNADQLKAAADAPALLGLFEPDHMQYEHDRARDGAGEPSLAELTRTAIANLSRHGEGYVLMVEGARIDHANHSGNASRALSDTVALSDAVRAAVEATSAEDTLIIVTADHSHTLNFVGYPARGNPILGKVRDKGGEDRTGGLALALDGMGLPYTTLSYANGPGYTGASDRQPAGPKTFPHIARRFEAAHGRPDLTDVDTEHVDYMQEALVPARSESHGGEDVGIWAVGPGSKAVRGTMEQNTIFHLIVQATPRLRQRLCQAGTCDDQGVPVELPTPARFERSATP
- a CDS encoding dicarboxylate/amino acid:cation symporter; the protein is MKLVSAWLRIPFWQRVVGGFVLGALAGWLMGPAAETWFGPLGDLYVTLIKMIAVPLVFFAVINAIASLHGQKSIVALGGRTFLWFLVTAALAVAVGLAVGTVMQPGTGNLSLSVDSAYTPRDVPSVAKVLMDVVPSNVFYALAGIGTRVNAAGETVLAAGRGSILPVIFFAALLGFAMVKLGEKVAEARKLAGQMSEIMIQVTRFVLEMTPIGTFGLIAGLVGSYGFGKLLPLGNFVLALYVACALHIVIVYGGLLLAHGLNPLKFFRGAAPGMQVAFVSSSSFASMPVAMRSITDNLGVNKDYASFAVPLGASIKMDGCGAIYPALCAVFIAQYTGVPLSPEQYVVVMIASVLGSFGTAGVPGTAVVMATVVLSAAGLPLEAIGYLYAIDRILDMMRTMTNVTGQMLVPVLVARETGLLDRQLYETAAVRMGVDADVDAGKG
- a CDS encoding adhesin; this encodes MLDDTTTNTTVLDDTTTNTTINDTTNTTTNTNTTTNELTNTETNTTVNDVNTALNAEANLLLNAEANLLLNAEANINFDGNYSEDISNTEVTESYDGSYNAVSNTEVSESYTGTWSNEVYENIERTEVVNSDIRKEGNEHQVAVSLKKDLSLTSDINFSGDPEITGSIDLDSAAIAIVDNRQTITGNSGDNSLLSNDASIADDVGSTASGNMGFNVAAGDNNAQDNAAALSAADASFSFGMADAEVFVNQVGAQNETINSGVTNAASLGGNAFSGATGNIGVNIASGNNNAQKNALTASVATSAYATSSISSNQISSGNTVSNAGYEEERTSTIDVALSGTVSGSLGGEGGQVVGSYSGRGNSYQQSNFYPDTYDNGNNHPNGDRIGHDDWDNEAQGAVANPYRPGVGGMAWDTDEEGDLVLELGNVDLLAELSGEVTQVQYVVVDATNTASLSGSAFSAASGNIGVNVASGTGNLQANSLALAVAQPSTGGGGGGNGE
- a CDS encoding C39 family peptidase, with the translated sequence MIRPVPWLYLCLLLLLMFPSRAADVRFSAVLPNGAMLTHSVESMRERRFRNLVRQHTDYSCGAAALATILRYAYHLEADEATVIEGMMGVSDPVLVQQRGFSLLDIKRYVESLGMRGRGYRINEERLRSLRVPGLVLMDVRGFRHFVVLKQVRDEMVEVGDPILGNRVVPLNEFLEAWPSRAVFVVIGSDFDRNTALLQPSERPSARALAARQGRGPISDAELVDFGFTHADLF
- a CDS encoding transporter — protein: MKVLAMAALVGLSLGSSKVLAQQQAAGTSEAEMKALMAQLEALKASYAQEVRRLRELDMQVQAMQARISGRAAAAAPPPQTPATPPPPAEGYASSAAEAEEAKEAARRSVDDVKQQQAALFNRKLIIENSLNYARYDRKQLTLNGFLALDAIFLGNIAIENVESDSLTYNLAARWGINPRLTLNVDVPYLARKTIYQKGGAGGSAAAIAQEETSGHGLGDITVSANYKLLSEHRWLPETVLTVGVTAPTGREPYGLDWRVLERDDDDFIRFAVPAEQPTGNGLWQANVGLSFVKTADPAILFANVGYVRSFERSFDDIDSNPDTVNPGDVRLGDAYYFGAGVAFAFNERTSLSISFSDKLSARASTRYRNGQWMKVIGSDANAGTLNLGVTYALTSKSTFVSMLGIGLTPDAPDFTLAFKLPYSL